The Candidatus Eisenbacteria bacterium sequence GGCGGCATTCGTGTTCGTGAACCTGATCCTGCTGGGTGTCTTGCACATGCCTCCCACGAGCCCGCACACCATGTTGGAGAGCGCGACCAGCGTGGTCCGGGAGGTCCGCGCCGGCGGGGCGGTGAACTTCGTCGAGGTGATGACGATCGGTGTGGCGAGCTGCGTGCTCGCCTATTCGGGCATCGAGTCGGTGATCCAGACGGCGGGTCTCGTGGAGAGCTGGCGCGACATCCGTCGCGCGTACGTCTTCCTTGCGCTCACGGTCGGGCTCGTGACGCCGATCGTGTCGGCGCTCGCGCTCTCGCAGCCTATCGACTTCCACGCGCACGAAGGCGATCTGATCCCGCACCTGGCGACGCTCGTCAGCACGGAGTGGTTCGGCGCAGTGGTCGGGCTCTTCGGCAGCGTCATCCTCGTAATGGCCGTCAACACCGCCTACGTCGCATCGAGCGAGCTGCTCGAGCGGGTGGGGCACCGCTACCGCTTCGACTGGCTGCTCGCGACGAACCGCCGCGCGTCGCTCTACCGCGTCCACCTCGTGAACGCAGTGATGTACACGTCGATCATCCTGCTGACGCACGGCTCGCAGGCGATCCTCGCCGAGATGTACGCGGTGGGGCTGCTCGCGAGCTTCTGCATCAACATCGGCTGCCTCCTGATCTACCGCTGGTTCCAGGGCACGAAGGAGATCCGCGCCTACCACACGTCGCGCGTGGGAACGCTGCTGCTCGAGGTGGTGCTCGTCTGCTGCTTCATCTACCTCGCCGCCCACAAGCCGAACGGGACCGGGTTGTGGGCGGGGGTCGTCGCGGTGATCCTCGCCGCCGGCGTGCCGTTCTCGCGCCGCTACGGCCCCGAGCTCCAGGAGAAGCGCCGCAGCGACTACCCGATGGAGATGCTGCTCGCGCTCGGCGAGACCGACGGGCCGCTGCACGTGTGGTTCCGGCGTCCCGGCGAGACACAGCTCACCCCCGACGCGGGCGGGTCGGCCTTCATCACCTTCTTCTCGCCGCGCACGCCCATTCCCCCGCGCGCCGCACCGAACCACTACCGCTTCCCCATCCAGGGCGGCAGCGTCTTCGCCAGCATCCGCTCGATCCTGGCGCTCCTCGAGGAGGAGTTCGGTGGCCGCGACGTCACCGTCCACTTCGGGTGGCCGACGTCGTCGTGGCTCGATCGCATGGCGACCGGCGTGTTCGTGGCGAACCTGCTGCGGCTGCCGGTACGCTATCCGCAGCTCCAGTTCGCGATCGAGCACGCGGCGCGCCCACGTGTCGAGGCGGAGCAGGCGGGCGAGAGTGCGGCCGACGAGGCGGCCGCCTCAGCGCACGTCGCGGGTCGCTAGTTTCGACTCGACGCGCCCGACGAAGTCGGCGGCGCGCGCGGCGACGGCGTCTCGTTCCTGGTCCTCGGTGATGATGTGCGCGCTCGACTCGAAGACCTGCGTCTCGAGCCAGGGTGTGCGCAGGCGGCGCCGCAGGAGCTCGAGATTCCCCACCGGGGCGGTGTGATCGTGACGGCCGTGCATCGCGAGCGTCGGTTGGGTGATGCGATGGAGGTGACGGCGGACGACGGCGCGCAGCCGGAAGAGCTCCAGCAGCGCTGGCAGGGGCATCGTCTCGTAGGCGTGCGAGCGGGCGCGCGCCTCCGGGTCGAGGATGTCCCGTCCCCCGGTGCGCTTGGGCAGGACGGCGTAGCGCTGCCTGACACCGGGAAGCCACGCGAGCCAGCGCAGCGTCGGCACGCGCCGATCCGCGAAGGCGAGCGGGATCGCGCACAGGACGAGCGCGTCCACCTGGGCGCGGTGGGTCGCCGCGATCTCTGCGGCGAGGAGCGCTCCGAGCGAGACGCCGGCGAGCGCCACGCGCCCGCTCTCGCTCGCCTGGACGTCGACGGCGCGCTCGACGGTCGCGATCCACTCCGCGCGGCCCACGCGCGCGAGGTCGTCGATGCTCGTCCCGTGGCCCGGAAGACGGACCGCCCGGCACGGAAAACCGCGCGCTGCGAGCCCGTCGCCGAGCGGGCGCACTTCCTCCGGCGTTGCCGTGAAGCCGTGAACGAGGACGCACCCGAAGCGCCGGGTGCCGGGCCACACGAGCCCGTCCGCCGCGTCAACCGCGGTCGAGGGCGTCGGACTGCACCCGGAGCGCGCCGTCCTTCACCGCGCGCTCCTTCAAGTAGCTCATGAAGCTCGTCATCGCCGTCTGACGGCGCTGGGCGAGGACGCTCTCGCGAAGCCCCGCCTTGGCCGCTTCGAATCCCGACATGTCGGCGGGCGTGCGGCTCTTGAGGACGATCACCACCGCGTCGCCGCCGGGCGTGTACACCTTCGGCGCGAGCGGCGATTCCGGCGTGAGCGCGAAGGCGTCGGTGCGGAGATCCGGGATGGGTCCGAGCTTCGGCACCGCTCCGACGCGACGCTCGAAGGGGCCGGTCTCGTCGAGCTTGACGCCGGCCTCGGCGGCGGCCTTCTCGAGGCCCACCTCCTTGGCGCGGGCGAGCAGCGTCTCGGCCTTTTGCTTGGCGAGCTTCTCCGCAGCCGTCTTCTTCGCGTCGACTTCGACCTTGGCCCGGATCTCGGCGAGCGGCGGCACCGTCGGCTCCTTGCGGTCGAACGGCGCCAGCACGTAGATCGCGTCGTCCGTCTCGATGAGGTCGCTCACCTCGCCGTCGCCGAGCGCGAGGGCCGCATCGACGAACGCCTTGACGCGTCCGACGCCGGGCACGTCGCCGCCGGCCGAGAACGGCGGCGTCTCTTCGACCTTTCGCGATCCGACGGCTTCCTGCAGCGACTTGCCGCGCACGACGGCGCGCCGGTCGGCGTCGGCCTGCTTGCGCGCGAGGTCGAGGCTCCGCTCGCCCGTGAGCTCGGCGACGAGCTGATCGTGCACCGCCTCGTACGGCTTCACGCCGCCGGGTTTTCGCTCCTCGAGCTTGATGATGTGGTAGCCGAACGGGGTCTCGACGACCTCGCTCACCTTGCCGGGTTCGAGCGCGAAGGCGGCCGCCTCGAACGCCGGCACCATGCGCCCGCGCGAGAAGAAGCCGAGATCGCCGCCCTTGGTCGCGGAGCCCGCGTCCTCGGACTTCTGCGTGGCGAGGGTCGCGAAGTCGGCCCCGCCCTGGATCTGTTTCAGGAGATCCTCCGCCTCGGCGCGCCGCTGCGCCTTCACGTCCTCGGCGGCATCGGGCGCCGTCTTGAGCAGGATGTGGCGGGCCCGGATCTGCTCGACGTCGGTGAAGCGGTCGGCGACGTGGTCGTCGTAGGCGGCGCGCACCTGCTCCTCGGTGGGCTTCGCCATCTCGGCAAACTCGCCTCGCCGGTACACGACGTAGCGCGCGCGCGTCGTCGTGGGCGTGCGATAGCGATCCTCGTGGGCCTTGAGCTCGGCTTCCAGGTCCGCGTCGCTCACGACGGCGCTGGCGACGAGGTCGGCGGCGACGATCCGGGCGAAGGCCAGGTTCGCCTGCTCGCGATCGAGCTTGTAGCGCTCCTCGATCTCCGCGTCGGTGACCTGGACGCCGTCGGTGATGAGGCTGCGCAGGCGCTGGTCGCGCAGATCGCGCCGGATGGAGTCTTCGAATTCCCCGCGATCGCGCTGGTCGCGCAGGATGCGCTCGAGGAGGTCGCGGCTGAAGCGTCCGTTCTCCTGCAGCTCGGGGATCCGCGTGATCGCCGTCACGACCTCGCTGTCCGTGATCTCGAGCCCCAGGCGATTGACCTCGTGCTGCACGAGGGCCGCCTCGATGAGGTTGTCGAGCGCCTGGCCGCGGAGGTCCGGCATCTGCGGGAGGCTGACGCCTTTCAGCATCTGCTCGTAGCGGCGCTGGAGGAGGGCCGCTTCGCGGTCGACCTCGCGGCGCGTGATGCGCGTGCCGCGCACGTCGGCGACGGCGTCGACCGTCGCGCCGAACGACCCTACGCCCCACCAGACGAACGTGACGGCGAGCAGCGTGTAGAGAATCTTGATGGGCGTGGAGCTGTGAAAGCGCCGGAGTTGGTTCAGCACGGGTGCGTCGGCGACGCTAACCCGTCCCCTGTGGGTTTGCAAACCAAGATGCCCGCCGGACGTCGCGTTTCATTGCTGCCGCCTGGGCTTTCTGATACCTCGTCCCGCACATCCGATGATTCTCGACACGATCTTGGGGCTGTTCTCGAACGATCTCGCGATCGATCTCGGAACGGCGAACACCCTGGTGTACGTGAAGGGCGAGGGCATCGTATGCAACGAGCCCTCGGTCGTCGCCGTCCAGAAGGATGCGAAGGGCGGCCGGCGCGTGCTCTCGGTCGGCGCGGAAGCGAAGCGCATGCTGGGCCGCACGCCGGGCAACATCACCGCGATCCGGCCCCTCAAGGACGGCGTCATCGCGGATTTCGAGATCACCGAGGCGATGCTGCGGTACTTCATCCAGAAGATCCACAACCGCAAGCGCCTGGTGCGGCCGCGCATCATCATCTGCGTGCCGTTCGGCGTCACCGAGGTCGAGAAGCGCGCCGTGCGCGAGTCGGCGGAGTCGGCGGGCGCGCGCGAGGTCTACCTCGTCGAGGAGCCCATGGCCGCGGCGATCGGCGCGGGGCTCCCCATCACCGAGCCGGCCGGCAACATGATCGTCGACATCGGCGGCGGCACGACCGAGGTCGCGGTGATCTCGCTCGCGGGCATCGTGTTCTCGCGATCGGTGCGTGTCGGCGGCGACAAGATGGACGAGGCCATCGTCCAGTACATCAAGCGCAAGTACAATCTGCTGGTCGGCGAACGGACAGCGGAGCTCATCAAGATCACGATCGGATCCGCCTATCCGGGCAACGAGATCCAGACCATGGAGATCAAGGGCCGCGACCTCGTGGCGGGCGTGCCGAAGACCGTCGACATCTCCGACGAAGAGATCCGCGACTCGCTCCTCGAGCCGATCAACCAGATCGTCGAGGCGGTCCGCATCGCGCTCGAGCGGACCCCGCCGGAGCTCGCATCGGACATCGTCGACAAGGGGATCGTGCTCGCGGGCGGCGGCGCGCTCCTGCGCAACCTCGACGTCCTCCTGCGTGAGGAGACCGGACTGCCGGTCGTGCTCGCCGACGATCCGTTGACGGCGGTCGTCATGGGCGCCGGCAAGGTGCTCGATGAACTCAGCCTGCTCAGGGACATCGCGATTCAGTGAGCTGGGGCGCCCCCGCGGGGCGTAATGCTCGAGTTCTTCCGCCGCAACCGCGTGCTGCTCGCCTCGCTCGTGTGCGGCGGCCTCGCGGCCGTGTTGGTCGCATCGACGGCGACGGGACGCGGCCGCACCGATCGCTTCGGTCGGCTGCTCCTCGACGTGATGGCGCCGTTCCAACGCGTCGGTGCCGTCGCGCAGCGCGCGCTCGCCGAGGTGTGGCAGGACACGGCGGCCATCTTCCGCCGGCGCAGCGAGATCGACACGCTCCGCGCCCGCGTCCGCGATCTGCAGACGCAGGCGGTGCGCCTCGAGGAGACGCGGCAGGAGAACGTCCGCCTGCGCGATCTTCTCGCCTTTCGCGACCGGCTCGCGGGCGACGTGATCACCGCGACGGTGATCGGGCGCGACGCCACCGGCCTCGCGCGGACGCTCACGATCGATCGCGGCGAGCGCGACGGCGTGAAGAAGGGCGCGGCCGTGCTGGCGCCCGGCGGCGTCGTCGGGCAGGTCTTCCTCGTGGGTGCCGGCGCGGCGCGGGTGCTCCTCATCACCGACCACAACAGCGGCATCGACGCCATCGTCCAGCGCACCCGGGCGCGCGGCATCGTCGAGGGGACGGTGAGCGAGGGCTGCGGTCTCAAGTTCGTGAAGCGCACGGAGGACCTCCAGACCGGCGATCTCGTCGTCACCTCCGGCGTCGACGGCATCTTTCCGCGTGGCCTCCCGGTCGGACAGATCGGCGCGGTGGACAAGCGCGGCCAGGGTCTCTTCCAGTACGCCACCGTCCGGCCGTTCGTCGACTTCGATCGTCTCGAGGAGGTCCTCGTCACGCGCGGGCCGGTCGAAGCCATCGTCGGCGACCTGCCCATGAGCACGCCGCTCCAGTGACGCCATGCGGGTGACGCTGATGATCGCCGTCGCGGCGGTGCTCGCGATGCTGGTCCAGACGACGGTCGGCGAGCTCGTTACGGGCCTCACCGAGGTGGTCCCGAACTTCGTGCTCGTGCTCGCCGTGTATCTCGGGCTGCGCTACCACGGCGTCGGCGGCGTCGTGGGGGCGTTTCTCCTCGGCTATTTCCTCGATACGTTTTCGGGGACCGTGCTCGGCGTTCATGCCGCCGCGTGCACGGCGGCGTATGTGGTCGCCTACCTCATCTCCCGCACGCTCTGGACCGAAGATGGCCTGCCCGCCATGATCGTCGTCTTCCTGGCGTCGCTCGTCTACATGCTGGTCGCGCACGCGGTCGTCGTCCTGGTCGATCGGGCGTGGCCGGGCTGGCCCGTCGTCATCCGGCGAGGGCTCGTCCAGGCCGTGCTCGCCGCGCTCGCTACTCCGTGGGTCTTCGGCGTGCTTCACTGGGAGCGCCGGCTCCTGCGGCTGGCGTGAGATGATCCAGCTCGGCGGCGAGTTCCACGTGGCGCCTCGGGAGGTTCCCTCCGAGCTGTCGTCCCGCATCGGCGTGACCGCGGGCATGGTGCTCATCGTGTTCACGCTCATCGTCGCCCGCCTGTGGTTCCTGCAGGTCGTGAAGGGGCCGGAGATGCGGGACCTCTCCGAGCACAACCGCACGCGCCTGGTCCGCGTGCCGTCGGCGCGCGGCGTCGTCTACGACCGCAACGGGACGATCCTCGTCGACAACCGGCCGTCGTTCGACGTCGTGTTCGTTCCCGAGGACGCGCCCGACCACAAGACGACGCTGCGCACGCTGGCGCAGCAGCTCGGCGAGACCGAGACGCAGATCCACGAGCGCCTGCGCGCGCCGTCGAAGCGGCCGCCCTACGCCGGCATCGTCGTGCATCGCGACCTCGACTGGAACGGCGTCGTGGCGCTCGAGACCCATCAGCTCGAGCTGCCGGGCGTGTCGCTGCAGGTCGTGCCGCGCCGCTACTATCCGTTCGAGTCCATGGCCTCGCACCTGCTGGGTTACGTGGGCGAGGTGAGCGAGAAGGAGCTCGCGGGGCTCGCGGACGCGACGCTGCGGCCCGGCGACGTCGTCGGGAAGGCGAGCCTCGAGAAGGCCTTCGATGCCGAGCTGCGCGGGGTGCCCGGCGAGCAGCAGGTCGAGGTCGACGCGCTCGGCCGGCGCGTGCGCGTGCTGGAGGAGACACCGGACGTTTCCGGTGACACGTTGACCCTCACGATCGATCGTGACCTGCAGAGCGTCGCCGAGCAGGCCCTCGGCGATCGCAACGGCGCGCTCGTCGCGCTCGACCCGCGCAACGGCGAGGTGCTCGCGATGGTCTCCCACCCGGGCTACGATCCGAACGTCTTCGCGCGCGGCGTGCGTCGGGGCGAGTGGCGCGCGCTGCTGCAGGATCCGCTGCGGCCGCTCAACAACCGGGCCGTGCAGGGACAGTTCGCACCCGGCTCGACGTTCAAGGTGGCGGTGGCCGCGGGCGCGCTCGAAGCCGGCGTCGCGACGACCGGCTCGAGCGTCAGCTGCCACGGCGGGACGCAGTTCGGGAACCACTTCTTCCGCTGCTGGCGCAAGGGCGGGCACGGCACGGTCAGCCTCCACGAGGCGATCGTGCAGTCGTGTGACGTCTTCTTCTACCAGTACGGCGCCCGTCTGACGGTCGACGGGATCGCGAAATACACGCGGAGCCTCGGCCTGGGCGTGCTCACGGGCATCCAGCTCGACCACGAGAAGGCCGGGACCATCCCCGACTCGGAATGGAAGCGGCGGCGCTTTCAGCAGCCGTGGTATCCCGGCGAGACGCTGTCGGTCGCGATCGGGCAGGGCTACGTCACGGTCACGCCGCTGCAGATGGCGAACCTCGCGGCCACGATAGCGAATGGAGGCACGCGTTACCGGCCCCACTACGTGAAGCGCATCGACGCGCCCGACGGCAGCGTGCGGCGCGTGATCGAGCCGGAAGTCATGGGGCACGCGGAGGTCTCGCAGAAGAACCTCGAGATCGTCCGCGAGGCGATGCGCGACGTCGTGATGTCCGACCGGGGCACGGGAAAGAAGTCGCGCCTTCCCGGCGTGACCGTCGCCGGCAAGACCGGCACGGCCCAGGTCGTGACGATGGGTGAACGCTCGCGCTCGAACAAGGGCGCGCTGGCGACGCGCGATCACGCGTGGTTCATCGCTTTTGCACCGTACGAGGCGCCGGAGATTGCCGTCGCGTGCATCGTCGAGAACGCCGGCGGCGGCGGTGGCGCAATCGCCGCGCCGACGGTGCGCCAGGTGCTGGCCCACTATTTCGACCGCGGGGCGCCGCCCGAGCCGGCCGCGCTCCCCGAGCCGGCGAGCGGAGTGCGAGAGGACTGATGCGGCTCTACGTCGACCGCCGACTCATCACGCACTTCGAGTGGCTGCTGCCCCTGTTCGCGATCGCGGTCTGCGGGCTCGGGATCGCGACCGTCTACAGCGCGACGCACGCGCCGAGCATGGACGGGCCGTCCCCGCTCGCCGTCCGCCAGGCCATGTGGTTCGCGGGTGGCTTCGCGGGGATGCTGCTCGTGCTGTCGTTCGACTACCGGCGGCTCGATCG is a genomic window containing:
- a CDS encoding APC family permease, which produces MTTAALLVVNGLLAVGFFWLLRRPSLLGFTKGGKWYLTWLSIGVITLMDELTSVFYAPAEAHRFIGAQAIFFIAFTSLLMRFLSSRMVEIAHILELNGVRGGGVYSFSYFVLGPTVSFVAVASIMVDYILTACISTVSAVINGTFFVDLTPGTEYALILVIIWSVALLNIMGIRENARVTFGIFIAAAFVFVNLILLGVLHMPPTSPHTMLESATSVVREVRAGGAVNFVEVMTIGVASCVLAYSGIESVIQTAGLVESWRDIRRAYVFLALTVGLVTPIVSALALSQPIDFHAHEGDLIPHLATLVSTEWFGAVVGLFGSVILVMAVNTAYVASSELLERVGHRYRFDWLLATNRRASLYRVHLVNAVMYTSIILLTHGSQAILAEMYAVGLLASFCINIGCLLIYRWFQGTKEIRAYHTSRVGTLLLEVVLVCCFIYLAAHKPNGTGLWAGVVAVILAAGVPFSRRYGPELQEKRRSDYPMEMLLALGETDGPLHVWFRRPGETQLTPDAGGSAFITFFSPRTPIPPRAAPNHYRFPIQGGSVFASIRSILALLEEEFGGRDVTVHFGWPTSSWLDRMATGVFVANLLRLPVRYPQLQFAIEHAARPRVEAEQAGESAADEAAASAHVAGR
- a CDS encoding alpha/beta fold hydrolase, translating into MWPGTRRFGCVLVHGFTATPEEVRPLGDGLAARGFPCRAVRLPGHGTSIDDLARVGRAEWIATVERAVDVQASESGRVALAGVSLGALLAAEIAATHRAQVDALVLCAIPLAFADRRVPTLRWLAWLPGVRQRYAVLPKRTGGRDILDPEARARSHAYETMPLPALLELFRLRAVVRRHLHRITQPTLAMHGRHDHTAPVGNLELLRRRLRTPWLETQVFESSAHIITEDQERDAVAARAADFVGRVESKLATRDVR
- a CDS encoding peptidylprolyl isomerase, which translates into the protein MLNQLRRFHSSTPIKILYTLLAVTFVWWGVGSFGATVDAVADVRGTRITRREVDREAALLQRRYEQMLKGVSLPQMPDLRGQALDNLIEAALVQHEVNRLGLEITDSEVVTAITRIPELQENGRFSRDLLERILRDQRDRGEFEDSIRRDLRDQRLRSLITDGVQVTDAEIEERYKLDREQANLAFARIVAADLVASAVVSDADLEAELKAHEDRYRTPTTTRARYVVYRRGEFAEMAKPTEEQVRAAYDDHVADRFTDVEQIRARHILLKTAPDAAEDVKAQRRAEAEDLLKQIQGGADFATLATQKSEDAGSATKGGDLGFFSRGRMVPAFEAAAFALEPGKVSEVVETPFGYHIIKLEERKPGGVKPYEAVHDQLVAELTGERSLDLARKQADADRRAVVRGKSLQEAVGSRKVEETPPFSAGGDVPGVGRVKAFVDAALALGDGEVSDLIETDDAIYVLAPFDRKEPTVPPLAEIRAKVEVDAKKTAAEKLAKQKAETLLARAKEVGLEKAAAEAGVKLDETGPFERRVGAVPKLGPIPDLRTDAFALTPESPLAPKVYTPGGDAVVIVLKSRTPADMSGFEAAKAGLRESVLAQRRQTAMTSFMSYLKERAVKDGALRVQSDALDRG
- a CDS encoding rod shape-determining protein, whose product is MILDTILGLFSNDLAIDLGTANTLVYVKGEGIVCNEPSVVAVQKDAKGGRRVLSVGAEAKRMLGRTPGNITAIRPLKDGVIADFEITEAMLRYFIQKIHNRKRLVRPRIIICVPFGVTEVEKRAVRESAESAGAREVYLVEEPMAAAIGAGLPITEPAGNMIVDIGGGTTEVAVISLAGIVFSRSVRVGGDKMDEAIVQYIKRKYNLLVGERTAELIKITIGSAYPGNEIQTMEIKGRDLVAGVPKTVDISDEEIRDSLLEPINQIVEAVRIALERTPPELASDIVDKGIVLAGGGALLRNLDVLLREETGLPVVLADDPLTAVVMGAGKVLDELSLLRDIAIQ
- the mreC gene encoding rod shape-determining protein MreC, producing MLEFFRRNRVLLASLVCGGLAAVLVASTATGRGRTDRFGRLLLDVMAPFQRVGAVAQRALAEVWQDTAAIFRRRSEIDTLRARVRDLQTQAVRLEETRQENVRLRDLLAFRDRLAGDVITATVIGRDATGLARTLTIDRGERDGVKKGAAVLAPGGVVGQVFLVGAGAARVLLITDHNSGIDAIVQRTRARGIVEGTVSEGCGLKFVKRTEDLQTGDLVVTSGVDGIFPRGLPVGQIGAVDKRGQGLFQYATVRPFVDFDRLEEVLVTRGPVEAIVGDLPMSTPLQ
- the mreD gene encoding rod shape-determining protein MreD; amino-acid sequence: MRVTLMIAVAAVLAMLVQTTVGELVTGLTEVVPNFVLVLAVYLGLRYHGVGGVVGAFLLGYFLDTFSGTVLGVHAAACTAAYVVAYLISRTLWTEDGLPAMIVVFLASLVYMLVAHAVVVLVDRAWPGWPVVIRRGLVQAVLAALATPWVFGVLHWERRLLRLA
- the mrdA gene encoding penicillin-binding protein 2, which encodes MIQLGGEFHVAPREVPSELSSRIGVTAGMVLIVFTLIVARLWFLQVVKGPEMRDLSEHNRTRLVRVPSARGVVYDRNGTILVDNRPSFDVVFVPEDAPDHKTTLRTLAQQLGETETQIHERLRAPSKRPPYAGIVVHRDLDWNGVVALETHQLELPGVSLQVVPRRYYPFESMASHLLGYVGEVSEKELAGLADATLRPGDVVGKASLEKAFDAELRGVPGEQQVEVDALGRRVRVLEETPDVSGDTLTLTIDRDLQSVAEQALGDRNGALVALDPRNGEVLAMVSHPGYDPNVFARGVRRGEWRALLQDPLRPLNNRAVQGQFAPGSTFKVAVAAGALEAGVATTGSSVSCHGGTQFGNHFFRCWRKGGHGTVSLHEAIVQSCDVFFYQYGARLTVDGIAKYTRSLGLGVLTGIQLDHEKAGTIPDSEWKRRRFQQPWYPGETLSVAIGQGYVTVTPLQMANLAATIANGGTRYRPHYVKRIDAPDGSVRRVIEPEVMGHAEVSQKNLEIVREAMRDVVMSDRGTGKKSRLPGVTVAGKTGTAQVVTMGERSRSNKGALATRDHAWFIAFAPYEAPEIAVACIVENAGGGGGAIAAPTVRQVLAHYFDRGAPPEPAALPEPASGVRED